From the Ruminiclostridium josui JCM 17888 genome, one window contains:
- a CDS encoding ABC transporter ATP-binding protein, which yields MENNSNKNKSPLVEVKNLKQYFTIKNSAGKKAYVKAVDDVTFDIYKGETLGLVGESGSGKTTLGRSILRIYNPTSGTVKIDGVDITKFQGKKLLPYRKKMQYIFQDPYASLDPRMTVSDIVGEALDIHGLASSKSDRADKIRELLTLVGLNTEHSSRYPHEFSGGQRQRIGIARAIAVQPDFIVCDEPVSALDVSIRAQIINTLEEMQDRLNLTYLFISHDLGVVRHTCDRVGVMYLGHIVELVESEELYKNPMHPYTRALLTAIPEPNPDTAKKRNRIILKGEIPSPVNPPSGCKFRTRCPYAKDICSQKTPELVDRGNGHYVSCHFAGEI from the coding sequence ATGGAAAATAACTCAAATAAAAATAAATCACCTTTAGTTGAAGTAAAAAATCTGAAGCAATATTTCACAATTAAAAACAGTGCCGGAAAGAAGGCATATGTTAAAGCAGTAGATGATGTAACTTTTGACATATATAAAGGTGAAACGCTAGGCTTAGTGGGAGAATCAGGTTCAGGAAAAACTACCTTAGGACGTTCTATTCTGCGAATCTATAATCCTACCAGCGGAACTGTAAAAATTGACGGAGTAGATATTACTAAATTCCAAGGGAAGAAATTACTTCCATATAGAAAAAAAATGCAGTATATCTTTCAGGATCCGTATGCATCACTGGATCCACGTATGACTGTATCCGATATTGTGGGAGAAGCTTTGGATATACATGGTTTGGCAAGCTCTAAAAGTGACAGAGCAGATAAGATAAGGGAGCTTTTAACACTTGTAGGTCTTAATACAGAACATTCATCCCGTTATCCTCATGAATTTTCAGGAGGACAACGTCAAAGAATAGGAATTGCCAGAGCAATCGCAGTACAACCGGACTTTATAGTTTGTGATGAACCTGTTTCAGCATTGGACGTTTCTATAAGAGCACAGATAATCAATACACTTGAGGAAATGCAGGACAGGCTAAATCTCACATACCTGTTTATATCCCATGATTTGGGAGTAGTTAGGCATACATGTGACAGGGTTGGTGTTATGTATCTTGGTCATATAGTTGAATTGGTTGAGTCAGAGGAATTGTATAAAAATCCAATGCATCCTTATACCAGAGCGCTACTGACGGCTATTCCTGAGCCTAATCCTGATACTGCAAAGAAGCGTAATCGTATAATTCTTAAAGGGGAAATACCTTCTCCTGTTAATCCGCCGTCAGGCTGCAAATTCAGGACAAGATGTCCATATGCAAAAGATATTTGCTCTCAAAAAACACCAGAATTAGTAGACCGTGGTAACGGACATTATGTATCATGCCATTTTGCAGGAGAAATATAA
- a CDS encoding ferritin: MISEKMNDLLNRQVQKEFYSAYLYLGFEAYFQHQNLDGFANFFHVQVQEERDHAMKFFNYITQAGGKVKLYQVDEPEDKFNTPEEIFAYTLKHEQEVTKSIYNLVDNALAEKDHGTNSFLQWFVTEQVEEEATVDKVLKKLQLIKNDPHALLMLDAELATRVYTAPAAETV; encoded by the coding sequence ATGATTAGTGAAAAAATGAATGATTTATTAAACAGACAGGTTCAGAAGGAATTTTACTCTGCTTACTTATATCTTGGGTTTGAAGCATATTTTCAACACCAGAATCTTGACGGATTTGCAAATTTCTTTCATGTACAGGTTCAGGAAGAACGAGATCATGCAATGAAGTTTTTCAATTACATTACTCAAGCTGGTGGAAAGGTAAAACTATATCAGGTTGATGAGCCAGAAGATAAATTCAATACTCCCGAGGAGATATTTGCTTATACATTGAAACATGAACAAGAGGTCACAAAATCCATATATAATTTGGTGGATAACGCACTTGCAGAAAAGGATCACGGAACCAACTCTTTTCTCCAATGGTTTGTAACTGAGCAGGTTGAAGAGGAAGCAACGGTTGACAAGGTGCTGAAAAAACTTCAGTTAATAAAAAATGACCCTCATGCTTTGCTTATGCTGGATGCGGAACTTGCTACTAGAGTATACACAGCTCCTGCAGCAGAAACAGTTTGA
- a CDS encoding peptide ABC transporter substrate-binding protein, translating to MKRILAIVLSLAAILTVFAGCGSSTSSGTKGISASIASEPASIDPSLNKSLDGGTYINCAFEGLTTYDKEGKIVPGTAEKWDISADNKVYTFHIRKDAKWSDGKAVTANDFVYSWKRAVDPKTASDYAYYLYFVKNGEAINTNGADINTLGVKAIDDTTLEVTLENVCPFFTEIVAFPTLVPLREDIVSKNPDKWTLDPKTYIGNGPYVLKEWKHSSKLVFEKNDNYWDKNNIVAPKIEWLLMNDPNAILGAFKNKQLSFARNIPHDEIPAEKEAGNLHLFPQLGTYYLDLLNTKAPFDNPKVRKAVSLAIDRNYITEKVRKAGETPASGFIPYGIADVSQDPDFRTKGGDFYSVKPEDYEKNVAEAKKLLAEAGYPDGKGFPKVTFGLNTGSGHEAVAEAIQQQLKTNLGIEVEIQAQEWNVFQESRKNGLFDIARDGWVGDYMDPSTFMDLLTSNNPQNNSKYKNAAYDKAIADAKKETDSAKRVQLYHDAEKFLMDETGVVPLFFYTDPIIVDKNLQGYVVTKLGFVYLNWASFK from the coding sequence ATGAAAAGAATATTAGCTATTGTACTTTCACTGGCGGCTATACTAACTGTATTTGCCGGTTGTGGAAGCTCTACTTCTAGCGGTACTAAAGGCATTAGTGCAAGTATTGCATCAGAGCCAGCATCTATAGATCCTTCTCTTAATAAGTCTCTAGATGGTGGTACTTATATTAACTGTGCTTTTGAAGGTTTAACTACTTATGACAAAGAGGGTAAAATTGTTCCCGGAACTGCTGAAAAATGGGATATAAGTGCAGATAACAAAGTTTATACATTCCATATCCGTAAGGATGCAAAATGGTCTGACGGTAAAGCTGTAACTGCAAATGATTTTGTTTATTCATGGAAGAGAGCAGTTGACCCAAAAACAGCTTCTGACTATGCTTATTATCTGTATTTTGTTAAGAATGGCGAAGCTATTAATACTAATGGTGCTGACATAAATACATTAGGAGTTAAAGCTATTGATGATACTACACTTGAAGTAACTCTGGAAAATGTTTGCCCATTCTTTACTGAAATCGTAGCTTTCCCAACTCTTGTTCCATTAAGAGAAGATATTGTATCAAAAAATCCTGACAAATGGACTCTTGATCCAAAAACTTACATTGGAAACGGTCCATATGTTTTGAAAGAGTGGAAACACTCATCAAAGTTGGTATTTGAAAAGAATGACAACTACTGGGATAAAAACAATATCGTTGCACCAAAGATTGAATGGTTGTTGATGAATGATCCAAATGCTATTCTTGGTGCTTTCAAAAACAAACAATTATCTTTTGCAAGAAATATACCACACGATGAAATTCCTGCGGAGAAAGAAGCCGGAAATCTTCATCTTTTCCCACAGCTTGGAACTTACTACTTGGATTTGCTTAATACCAAAGCACCATTTGATAACCCAAAGGTAAGAAAAGCAGTATCTCTTGCAATTGACCGTAACTATATTACTGAGAAGGTTAGAAAAGCAGGTGAAACTCCTGCATCAGGCTTTATACCTTACGGTATAGCTGATGTAAGCCAAGACCCTGATTTCCGTACAAAAGGCGGAGATTTCTACTCAGTTAAACCTGAAGATTATGAGAAGAATGTTGCTGAAGCAAAGAAACTTTTAGCTGAAGCAGGATATCCTGATGGCAAAGGTTTCCCTAAAGTAACCTTTGGTTTAAATACAGGTTCCGGACATGAAGCAGTTGCTGAAGCAATTCAACAGCAGTTGAAGACAAATCTGGGAATCGAAGTTGAAATTCAGGCTCAGGAATGGAATGTATTCCAAGAGTCCAGAAAGAATGGTTTATTTGATATCGCTCGTGACGGTTGGGTTGGAGACTACATGGATCCTTCAACATTCATGGATTTGCTAACTTCAAATAACCCTCAGAATAACTCAAAATATAAGAATGCTGCATACGATAAAGCAATCGCTGATGCAAAAAAAGAAACTGACTCTGCAAAACGTGTACAATTGTACCATGACGCAGAAAAGTTCCTCATGGATGAGACAGGCGTTGTACCACTATTCTTCTATACTGATCCAATCATTGTAGATAAGAACTTGCAAGGTTATGTAGTAACAAAGCTCGGATTTGTATATTTAAACTGGGCATCATTCAAATAA
- a CDS encoding ABC transporter ATP-binding protein, with protein MNKKLLEIKDLEVSFFTPAGEVKAVNGISYSLEPGKVLGIVGESGSGKSVSSYSVIGLIDKPGKIVGGSIIFDGKDVSKMTKQERLQIAGNEVAMIFQDPMTCLNPVFTIGNQIAESLYHKYGKISKEEVKKRSIELLSLVGINEPEKRLSQYPHEFSGGMRQRAMIAMSLAGEPKLLIADEPTTALDVTIQAQILELLKDIQKKTGMAIVLITHDLGIVADMADDIIVMYGGKIVEQGSVYSIFKNPRHPYTKGLLRSLPDLNTKGSKLIPIKGNPIDLLHLPSGCAFAPRCEECLKVCINNMPEAYVEADGHTTSCWLMDERAKESMEEQKNGK; from the coding sequence GCCGTCAACGGAATAAGCTATTCACTTGAACCCGGTAAAGTTCTTGGTATTGTAGGAGAGTCAGGTTCAGGAAAAAGTGTTTCATCTTATTCTGTTATCGGACTTATTGATAAACCAGGAAAAATTGTAGGCGGAAGCATTATATTTGACGGTAAAGATGTTTCCAAAATGACTAAACAGGAAAGACTTCAGATTGCGGGAAATGAAGTAGCAATGATATTTCAAGACCCTATGACTTGTCTTAATCCTGTTTTTACTATAGGGAATCAGATAGCAGAGTCCCTATATCACAAGTATGGAAAAATCTCTAAGGAAGAAGTTAAGAAAAGGTCTATAGAACTACTGTCACTTGTAGGTATAAATGAGCCTGAAAAAAGACTTTCTCAATACCCCCATGAATTCTCAGGTGGTATGAGACAAAGGGCTATGATAGCTATGTCACTTGCAGGCGAGCCAAAACTGCTGATTGCTGATGAACCCACAACAGCACTTGACGTTACCATACAGGCACAGATTCTTGAGCTCTTAAAAGATATACAGAAAAAGACCGGCATGGCCATTGTTCTTATTACTCATGATTTAGGAATAGTAGCAGATATGGCTGACGATATTATTGTTATGTACGGCGGGAAAATAGTTGAACAGGGATCAGTTTACAGCATATTTAAAAACCCACGTCATCCTTATACCAAGGGGCTTTTACGTTCATTACCCGACTTGAACACTAAGGGTTCGAAGCTTATTCCTATTAAGGGAAACCCCATTGATTTGCTTCATCTCCCCTCCGGATGTGCCTTTGCCCCAAGATGCGAGGAATGTCTTAAAGTCTGTATTAACAACATGCCGGAAGCTTATGTAGAAGCTGATGGTCATACTACTTCTTGCTGGTTAATGGATGAGCGGGCAAAAGAAAGCATGGAGGAGCAGAAAAATGGAAAATAA